A DNA window from Methanofastidiosum sp. contains the following coding sequences:
- a CDS encoding PAS domain S-box protein: MEDKFHIPIDKINFKEYFSIFENINEAICINTKDGTIFFVNNSTLDLFGYSRNEMIGMNIVKLYANPKDRPNIINILEKQGFLKDYPVKLKKKDGKIIDCEFNTKITKENNDNKIFYGFIRNISERKKIEDKLKESEEKYRTLFENASDSIFLIKNGVFVDCNSKTLTILGYKKEEIIGKTPYDISPPIQPDGQKSKTKAKEKIEVALKGIPQFFEWRHIKSDGNFIDTEVSLNVLNLYDGKYLQAIVRDVTERKKANEIILENEEKFRSIFEATADIITYVDTNGIILDANSKVKDILGYERREIVGKNFRDLKLIDIEQLPSLIKLFIKTLSSGKESEKTEIALKNKNGDKVYFEVATQFINKNQIITGAVSIFRDISERKRINEALEKEKDNLYSLLNELPGYVCVYSPDLSIVFANNFLKKRFGKIEGKKCYEIFHGFKDCSEEPCNCCPVIRIFKTGISEKCERKQKDGKIYDIYDYPFTDLDGKNIVMEFGIDITEKKLAENKIIELNDTLRLLNKILRHDTLNNLMVISANIEMINGEEKDKINKAFEYVQKSAKLINRMKELESLVSKGFKLKSYDVKSMLNEISKNYSDIKIKIYGDCVVLADDALSSVFDNIIRNALIHGNSNRIDIKIRKIKDYCEVKFIDYGVGIPLEIKRKLFEEGFAYGKNKGTGLGLYIVKKTLERYGGSIEVQENMPKGAVFILRFRRGDVN, translated from the coding sequence ATGGAAGATAAATTTCATATTCCCATAGATAAGATTAATTTCAAGGAATACTTTTCTATTTTTGAGAATATTAATGAGGCAATATGCATTAATACAAAAGATGGGACAATATTTTTTGTTAACAATTCAACATTAGATTTATTTGGATATTCTAGAAATGAAATGATTGGCATGAATATAGTTAAACTATATGCCAACCCAAAGGATAGGCCAAATATAATTAATATTCTAGAAAAACAAGGATTTTTAAAAGATTACCCCGTAAAATTAAAAAAGAAAGATGGGAAAATTATTGACTGTGAATTTAATACCAAGATAACAAAAGAGAATAACGATAATAAAATATTCTATGGATTTATTAGAAATATATCAGAAAGGAAAAAAATAGAAGATAAATTAAAGGAGAGTGAAGAGAAATATAGAACGCTTTTTGAAAATGCAAGCGATTCTATTTTTCTTATTAAGAATGGAGTTTTCGTTGATTGCAATTCCAAAACACTTACTATTTTAGGATATAAGAAAGAAGAAATAATTGGAAAAACACCTTATGATATTTCTCCACCAATCCAACCAGACGGCCAGAAATCTAAAACAAAAGCGAAAGAGAAAATTGAAGTTGCGCTAAAAGGGATTCCACAATTTTTTGAATGGAGACATATAAAGTCAGATGGCAATTTTATTGATACAGAAGTAAGCCTTAATGTACTCAACTTATACGATGGAAAATATTTACAAGCAATAGTAAGAGATGTTACTGAAAGAAAAAAGGCTAACGAAATAATTTTGGAAAATGAAGAAAAATTTAGATCAATTTTTGAAGCTACGGCAGACATAATAACGTATGTAGATACTAATGGGATTATACTCGACGCTAATTCTAAAGTTAAGGATATTCTTGGATATGAAAGAAGAGAAATTGTTGGGAAAAACTTTAGGGATTTGAAGTTAATAGATATTGAACAGTTACCTAGTCTAATTAAACTTTTTATTAAAACTCTTAGTAGTGGCAAAGAATCCGAAAAAACTGAGATAGCTTTGAAAAACAAGAATGGTGACAAAGTATACTTTGAAGTTGCAACTCAATTTATAAATAAAAACCAAATAATAACTGGCGCAGTTTCTATTTTTAGAGATATATCTGAAAGAAAGAGAATTAATGAAGCTCTGGAAAAAGAAAAAGATAATCTATATTCGTTATTGAATGAACTTCCGGGTTATGTATGTGTATATTCCCCCGATTTATCAATAGTATTTGCTAATAATTTTTTAAAAAAGCGATTTGGAAAAATTGAAGGGAAAAAATGCTACGAAATTTTTCATGGATTTAAAGATTGTTCTGAAGAGCCATGTAATTGTTGCCCAGTTATTAGAATATTTAAAACAGGGATATCAGAAAAATGTGAAAGAAAACAAAAAGATGGGAAAATATATGATATTTATGACTACCCCTTCACAGATTTAGATGGTAAAAACATTGTAATGGAATTTGGAATTGATATAACTGAAAAAAAATTGGCCGAAAATAAAATCATTGAATTAAATGATACATTGAGATTACTAAATAAAATTCTAAGACATGACACCCTAAACAATCTAATGGTAATAAGTGCCAATATCGAGATGATAAATGGAGAAGAAAAAGATAAAATAAACAAGGCTTTTGAATATGTCCAAAAAAGTGCGAAGTTAATCAATAGAATGAAAGAACTTGAATCCTTAGTTTCAAAAGGATTTAAATTAAAAAGTTACGATGTGAAATCTATGTTAAATGAGATTTCTAAAAATTATTCTGATATTAAAATTAAAATTTATGGGGATTGTGTCGTTTTGGCAGACGATGCATTAAGCTCTGTATTTGACAATATAATAAGAAATGCCTTAATACACGGAAATTCTAACAGGATTGATATTAAAATAAGAAAAATCAAAGACTATTGTGAAGTTAAATTCATTGACTATGGAGTTGGTATTCCTTTAGAAATAAAGCGTAAATTATTTGAGGAAGGATTTGCATATGGTAAAAACAAAGGAACTGGACTGGGCCTATATATTGTGAAAAAAACACTTGAAAGATATGGGGGAAGTATAGAAGTTCAAGAGAATATGCCGAAAGGGGCCGTTTTTATCCTGAGATTTAGAAGAGGGGATGTAAATTAA